The following are encoded together in the Anopheles nili chromosome 3, idAnoNiliSN_F5_01, whole genome shotgun sequence genome:
- the LOC128726260 gene encoding SWI/SNF-related matrix-associated actin-dependent regulator of chromatin subfamily A containing DEAD/H box 1 homolog, with amino-acid sequence MSLRGFRKPVQNGNHTDENDVKDVKLALLPGRKRIQIIGDSDSESDATASPIKPVPIPIVGAVRENATDSPSAKLSVKDKELRLQKARQACMEVDAMLLQSALVSNGWDVDKAVKELKSSSAKRKIMSSPSPVKPTIVPVANRSPDQNEAKKRRIQPMNRSDEDSDADSDRPTELVFDSDEDSDGGYNHAKLAKDRKGVVEFLNTATLNEMICVKTLSMKKIDLLVEMRPFRDWSNLVEKLKTHRSLQTEILNNTQEYLARRNNVAAVMSKCKKIVKKLEEAIESGGSRLVEQPRNIPEALKLAEYQLVGLNWLTIMHRNKMNAILADEMGLGKTIQIIALLAWLKENKEQTNPSLLVVPSSTMDNWEQELITWCPELVVLKYYGGQAERRMIRVDWAKNGIKEVDVVLTTYHMMGASGEEKKMWRVTHFDYVVFDEAHMLKNVQSQRYQNLIRINAKHRILLTGTPLQNNLLELMSLLCFVMPKLLGSKVDDIKALFQGKTKTSQGENDEEVSSFEKNQIERAKLIMKPFVLRRLKKDVLSFLPPKHEVVLKATMIDSQKEKYYEIVDQCQKATGVIKENTEISGMSIMMDLRKMANHPLLLRYYYSDDDVRGIARKLATDPEYKGKNADNIFYDIAYLSDFKLFQLRDKYTSLYDLRLPEKLITASGKFRQLDELLPKMKEEGHRVLIFSQFTMMLDIMEEYMKIRNHEYMRLDGSTPVTERQEMIDQYTEDRNIFIFMLSTKAGGLGINLTAADTVIIHDIDFNPYNDKQAEDRAHRLGQKKPVTIYKLITEGTIEEGMLMVAQQKLQLEKNVTEHDGDNAVNDHKCMVSLLTMALGLDEIKAESILKNESPQKKTMDEEF; translated from the exons aTGTCGCTGCGAGGCTTTAGAAAGCCGGTCCAAAATGGAAACCACACCGACGAGAATGATGTGAAAG ATGTAAAGCTGGCTCTCCTACCAGGTAGAAAACGAATACAAATTATTGGCGACAGTGACAGCGAAAGCGATGCAACTGCAAGTCCGATAAAACCTGTGCCTATACCGATAGTCGGAGCTGTGAGAGAAAATGCCACCGATTCTCCTTCTGCAAAGTTGAGCGTAAAGGATAAAGAACTGCGACTGCAAAAGGCGAGACAGGCTTGTATGGAAGTGGACGCTATGCTATTGCAGTCTGCTCTAGTATCAAATGGATGGGATGTGGACAAAGCAGTGAAGGAGTTGAAAAGCTCGTCGGCCAAACGGAAAATAATGTCCAGTCCTTCTCCAGTGAAGCCCACCATTGTACCGGTGGCAAATAGATCTCCGGATCAAAATGAGGCAAAGAAACGGCGTATTCAGCCGATGAACAGAAGTGATGAAGATAGTGACGCAGACTCCGATCGTCCTACTGAGCTCGTATTTGATAGCGATGAAGATAGCGATGGTGGATATAATCACGCCAAACTTGCAAAAGATCGCAAAGGAGTGGTAGAGTTTCTGAACACGGCTACATTGAACGAGATGATATGCGTAAAAACGTTATCtatgaagaaaattgatcTGCTGGTAGAGATGCGTCCTTTTCGCGATTGGTCGAACTTggtagaaaaattgaaaacgcaTCGCTCACTCCAAACGGAGATTCTAAACAACACGCAGGAATATCTCGCACGTCGAAACAACGTTGCGGCGGTAATGAGTAAATGCAAGAAAATCGTGAAAAAGCTAGAAGAAGCTATCGAATCCGGTGGAAGCCGCCTTGTTGAACAACCGCGAAACATACCAGAGGCGCTGAAGCTAGCCGAGTACCAACTGGTCGGTCTGAATTGGCTCACCATCATGCACCGCAACAAGATGAACGCTATTCTGGCGGACGAAATGGGTCTCGGGAAAACGATTCAAATCATCGCTCTGCTGGCATGGCTTAAGGAGAACaaagagcaaacaaatccGAGCCTGTTAGTGGTCCCCTCGTCGACGATGGACAACTGGGAACAGGAGCTAATAACCTGGTGTCCTGAATTGGTGGTATTGAAATACTACGGCGGCCAGGCGGAGCGTCGCATGATACGAGTGGATTGGGCCAAAAACGGCATCAAGGAGGTGGACGTTGTTCTCACTACGTACCATATGATGGGTGCTTCTggggaagagaagaaaatgtgGCGTGTAACGCACTTCGATTACGTCGTATTCGATGAGGCACATATGTTGAAAAACGTCCAGTCGCAACGATACCAGAATCTGATACGTATCAATGCAAAGCATAGGATTTTGCTCACGGGTACGCCATTGCAGAATAATCTTCTCGAATTGATGTCGTTGCTGTGTTTCGTGATGCCCAAATTGCTAGGGTCCAAGGTAGATGATATAAAAGCTCTCTTTCAGGGAAAAACG AAAACTAGCCAGGGCGAAAATGACGAGGAGGTGTCCTCATTcgagaaaaatcaaattgaACGTGCGAAATTGATTATGAAACCGTTTGTGCTACGAAGGCTTAAGAAAGATGTACTATCATTTTTACCCCCAAAGCATGAAGTTGTC CTCAAAGCCACCATGATAGATTCGCAAAAAGAGAAGTATTATGAAATCGTTGATCAATGCCAAAAAGCTACTGGTGTAATTAAGGAAAATACCGAAATTAGTGGAATGTCCATCATGATGGACTTgaggaaaatggcaaatcATCCACTGCTGTTGAG atACTACTATTCTGATGATGATGTGCGTGGTATCGCACGGAAGCTCGCAACAGATCCTGAGTATAAAGGTAAAAATGCAGACAACATTTTCTATGATATTGCTTACCTTTCGGACTTCAAATTATTCCAATTGCGCGATAAATACACG AGCCTGTACGACCTGCGGCTGCCGGAGAAGTTGATCACAGCGTCTGGAAAATTTCGTCAATTGGACGAGCTTTTGCCTAAGATGAAGGAAGAAGGTCATCGTGTGTTAATCTTCAGCCAGTTCACCATGATGCTGGACATCATGGAAGAATATATGAAAATTAGAAATCACGAGTACATGCGGCTGGACGGAAGCACACCAGTTACGGAGCGGCAGGAGATGATTGATCAGTACACGGAAGATCGGAATATCTTTATATTTATGCTCTCAACAAAGGCCGGCGGTTTGGGCATAAACTTAACTGCAGCGGATACTGTAATCATCCATGACATTGACTTCAATCCATACAACGACAAACAGGCGGAGGACCGAGCCCATCGATTGGGTCAGAAGAAACCAGTTACGATTTACAAGCTTATAACGGAAGGTACGATCGAGGAAGGCATGCTAATGGTTGCCCAACAGAAGCTGCAGCTAGAGAAGAATGTCACCGAGCATGATG GCGACAACGCAGTCAATGATCACAAATGCATGGTGAGTTTGTTGACCATGGCGCTGGGCTTGGACGAGATAAAGGCTGAATCAATACTGAAAAATGAGTCTccccaaaagaaaacgatGGACGAAGAGTTCTAA
- the LOC128724056 gene encoding fibrous sheath CABYR-binding protein-like — protein sequence MKLTLVVIVAVLIATCCALPVPKEEVFAVYPVNSALAQHSSDLPVEAKPEQATGPVAASAAKDLTVEKETPKPEVGSGLGAESTQEQTKAAPEKLEETVKDDGVKAAPEVVATPVKEETARTVEEAKSAPLKDATEVKAEPTPAAVAESAVDVPTTASSEDARREVSQSVPVEPEPKMVVPETKAATEVKEVTESKSSEEKETAPVAKAVVEDVKASVDEKAKELAVPTSEGSVVEKSAEVTTTVAEQVATVAPTESKSEKLTEETKVEATSEARAAPVVEANTDSKPAEKVAQEPVVKAVPETVEAKPTSVEMTTVNAEPASEAKAAASDDVKPTLLTANDPEPKTEGKDEVKPTKVRAAPIVEGLTVSQPVEAEPAVAKIQVTVVQEAEKETVQDAPVTEAEEKTSGPATTTVPEVKKLDEEVEQKLPESPKAEADVLSMESSVKSEVEPEKAERTFIPATAPSSEAVVVVVPSVKPEDVTTVVAVAENTDKPAGESAEDKPMVRSVAASDELLEATTTTAKVEESKDGSSQPGATETSDAVQEDTKDQSDGNGTTVSSVTEQDTTTVAAVTEPEPVPTPAKQKAKKQVPPNLKGYSKRLKLQEAQRKQGDSE from the exons ATGAAGCTCACCCTGGTGGTCATTGTGGCCGTGCTCATTGCCACGTGTTGCGCCCTTCCCGTACCAAAGGAGGAGGTATTTGCGGTGTACCCCGTGAACAGTGCCCTGGCACAGCACTCAAGCGATCTGCCAGTTGAAGCCAAACCCGAACAAGCCACTGGACCGGTGGCTGCGTCCGCGGCGAAAGATCTCACCGTCGAGAAGGAGACACCAAAACCGGAAGTTGGCAGTGGATTGGGGGCTGAAAGCACGCAAGAACAAACGAAAGCTGCCCCCGAGAAGCTGGAAGAGACCGTCAAGGACGATGGCGTGAAAGCTGCACCCGAAGTGGTGGCAACACCGGTGAAGGAAGAAACTGCAAGAACTGTTGAGGAAGCAAAGTCGGCACCTCTGAAGGATGCGACGGAAGTGAAAGCTGAGCCAACTCCAGCTGCGGTGGCCGAGTCGGCTGTTGATGTTCCGACAACGGCGTCAAGTGAAGATGCTCGACGAGAAGTTTCCCAGTCGGTCCCAGTTGAACCCGAGCCCAAGATGGTTGTTCCAGAGACGAAAGCTGCCACGGAGGTGAAGGAAGTCACGGAGTCGAAATCGAGTGAAGAGAAAGAAACCGCTCCGGTCGCTAAAGCTGTGGTTGAGGATGTGAAGGCGTCTGTCGATGAGAAGGCCAAGGAACTAGCTGTCCCAACGAGTGAAGGAAGCGTGGTTGAGAAATCGGCAGAAGTCACCACAACCGTAGCGGAGCAGGTGGCAACTGTTGCACCGACCGAAAGCAAGTCCGAGAAGCTTACTGAGGAAACCAAAGTAGAGGCAACTTCTGAAGCTCGTGCTGCTCCCGTCGTGGAGGCTAACACCGATTCTAAGCCCGCCGAAAAGGTCGCGCAAGAACCTGTGGTGAAGGCCGTACCGGAAACAGTGGAAGCGAAGCCGACCTCTGTGGAGATGACGACCGTGAACGCTGAACCAGCTTCAGAGGCGAAGGCCGCGGCAAGTGACGACGTTAAGCCTACTCTGTTGACCGCTAACGATCCGGAACCTAAGACCGAGGGAAAGGACGAAGTCAAACCCACGAAAGTGCGTGCTGCCCCGATTGTCGAAGGACTGACGGTGTCCCAACCGGTGGAAGCTGAACCTGCCGTCGCTAAAATCCAAGTCACCGTCGTGCAGGAAGCTGAGAAGGAAACCGTACAGGATGCGCCTGTGACTGAGGCCGAGGAGAAAACCTCAGGACCAGCTACGACCACGGTTCCGGAGGTGAAGAAGCTCGATGAAGAAGTTGAACAGAAATTGCCGGAGTCACCGAAGGCTGAGGCTGACGTTCTGAGCATGGAGTCATCCGTCAAGAGTGAAGTTGAGCCAGAAAAGGCTGAGCGAACCTTCATTCCGGCTACCGCACCTTCTTCCGAAGCTGTTGTCGTTGTGGTTCCCAGCGTGAAGCCCGAGGACGTTACGACCGTTGTTGCTGTGGCGGAGAACACCGACAAACCCGCGGGTGAGTCCGCAGAAGACAAACCGATGGTACGATCGGTGGCCGCTTCTGACGAGCTTCTCGAGGCGACCACGACAACGGCGAAAGTCGAGGAATCAAAAGATGGGAGTTCTCAGCCGGGAGCAACCGAAACCTCGGACGCAGTCCAAGAAGATACTAAGGATCAGAGTGACGGTAACGGTACAACGGTGAGCAGCGTTACGGAGCAGGATACGACCACCGTAGCTGCCGttacggaaccggaaccggtgccaaCACCCGCAAAGCAAAAAGCCAAGAAGCAGGTTCCAC CAAACCTCAAAGGATACAGCAAGCGGTTGAAGCTGCAGGAAGCACAACGGAAGCAAGGTGACAGCGAATGA
- the LOC128723396 gene encoding proteoglycan 4-like, whose translation MKWCALAVVLCWFAVLQVYGAPQRSIDFLLGDEELQAVVKPLTVDVTSVQPLQDEQDELQQREQPELPATVDPVENELQTDEPTADTTEDYAEEEQFTADPQDESALDPVTDSPKQDPEPSSTEGKASESTTMAPKLDTSTSAPSVTSEGSPKVTTLDPNDSEEDHSSEEQLTTNPIVVPESEEPVTTESSEDSSQLAQDVNDFIFDLTNEVRTSQTSDKPRKPLVPKPVRPQPTTEQPATEPEGDRYDSKSAESDEDDGQVQLKVDPGRTQQPTNGPPLTEEQFRSLLEKLPWFGQQRFPAGYDQQWQHQGFPQRSSWQRDDRQRHYQSHDGSDGFQGHGFHRGPWH comes from the exons ATGAAGTGGTGCGCGCTTGCAGTGGTTTTGTGCTGGTTTGCGGTGTTGCAGGTTTACGGTGCTCCACAGCGGAGTATCGACTTTCTGCTGGGTGATGAAGAGCTACAGGCTGTTGTGAAACCGCTCACTGTAGATGTTACCTCTGTGCAGCCTCTGCAGGATGAGCAGGACGAGCTGCAGCAACGCGAACAACCTGAGCTGCCGGCTACAGTGGATCCGGTTGAAAACGAGCTTCAAACAGACGAGCCCACTGCGGACACGACTGAGGATTACGCTGAGGAGGAACAGTTCACGGCAGATCCGCAAGATGAATCCGCACTTGATCCGGTAACGGATAGTCCAAAGCAGGACCCCGAGCCAAGCTCGACAGAGGGCAAAGCAAGTGAGTCAACGACAATGGCCCCAAAATTAGACACCTCTACGTCTGCGCCATCAGTGACGAGTGAAGGTTCTCCGAAAGTGACCACTCTTGACCCGAACGATTCGGAAGAGGATCATTCTTCGGAGGAGCAACTTACGACGAATCCCATCGTGGTTCCCGAGTCGGAAGAACCGGTCACGACGGAATCCAGCGAGGACTCGAGCCAACTCGCGCAGGATGTCAATGACTTCATCTTTGACCTCACGAATGAGGTGCGTACGAGTCAAACAAGCGACAAACCACGTAAGCCTTTGGTTCCTAAACCTGTAAGGCCTCAACCGACCACGGAACAACCCGCAACAGAGCCCGAAGGAGATCGGTATGATTCGAAATCGGCCGAGAGTGACGAGGATGATGGTCAAGTGCAGCTGAAAGTGGATCCTGGCAGAACACAACAACCGACCAATGGACCTCCGCTGACAGAGGAACAGTTTAGGTCGCTGTTGGAGAAGCTACCCTGGTTCGGGCAGCAGCGTTTCCCAGCAG GCTACGACCAGCAATGGCAACATCAGGGTTTTCCGCAACGCTCCAGCTGGCAGCGTGACGATCGGCAGCGACACTATCAAAGCCACGACGGATCGGACGGCTTTCAGGGTCACGGATTTCACCGAGGCCCGTGGCATTGA